Genomic DNA from Shewanella woodyi ATCC 51908:
TAGTTGACTCCAGACAAACACCATGGCCGTACATGGAGCAACCCCCAGTAAGATCATGCCAGCGATATATTCAGTTGCCGTCTGTGGGTCAACCCAATCAATAAAGAGCACATTGAAAAACAACCAACCTAAAAAGGCCATGGTAAATGGCTTCACCAACCAGTTAATCACTAATGTTAGCCACAATCCCTTAGGGCTCTTTCTAACATCTTTAACAGCAGCAAAATCTATCTGTACCATCATGGGGTAGATCATGATCCAGATAAGCAGGGCTATCACCAAGTTCACATGGGCATATTCCAGCGACGCCACCGTGACGAATATAGTTGGAAAAAGGTTACCTAAGAGCACGCCAGCTACAATAGATAATCCCACCCAAATACTGAGATAACGTTCAAAAAGTCCCATCACTTAACCCTTACTACTTAAAGCTATTACTTGAAAATACTGCTAAATATTCATCGCAAATGAAAAAACGATACTGAAGCTAGTCGCAGCAGCTTTTTACGCGATCGGGTCTATCACCCATCTGTTTCAAACGAGTCAAATTCGACTCTATCAGCTCACCGTTGGCTAAAAAGGTTTCCTCAACCACCTTCAGCGCCCAAATAGGTAGGCTCGGATTAATTCGATAAAACACCCACTGCCCCTGACGTTTATCTAGCAGTAACCCAGCCTTGCGAAGCTGAGCTAAATGCCTAGAAACCTTTGGTTGACTCTCCTCCAATGCCTGCATCAATTCACACACACAGAGCTCCTGCTCCGCTTTAATCAATAACAAACTGCGTAAGCGAGTTTCATCGCTAAGCGCTTTAAACAGATCCAGAGCTGTCATGGTAAACCTCAATTAAAAATATCAACAACCAGATATA
This window encodes:
- a CDS encoding metalloregulator ArsR/SmtB family transcription factor, which gives rise to MTALDLFKALSDETRLRSLLLIKAEQELCVCELMQALEESQPKVSRHLAQLRKAGLLLDKRQGQWVFYRINPSLPIWALKVVEETFLANGELIESNLTRLKQMGDRPDRVKSCCD